A part of Myxococcus landrumus genomic DNA contains:
- a CDS encoding M18 family aminopeptidase → MSPTDTDALANDLLAYIDASPTPYHAVRETARRLEQAGYRALDERESWSLEPGARVYVTRGDTSIAAFQLGTSPVDRAGFRLVGAHTDSPNLRLKPHAELARNGYRQLGVEVYGGVLLHTWTDRDLSLAGRVVVMEGGKGGKGGVPRGHLVDFRKPLLRVPNLAIHLNRGVNTEGLKLNPQDHMVPVLGLENADAADLRAMLVNELARGGVKTEAPNILGYDLCLYDLQPSTRSGARSEFLHASRLDNLASCHSGLSALLSAPDSREATSGLILFDHEEVGSRSAQGAASPFLRSLLERITLAHSDGKPDAFHRAMAQSFLVSADMAHAVHPNYASLHEPKHQPQMGAGPVIKSNVNQSYATDGESWAFFATLCRAAGVTPQHFVTRTDLGCGSTIGPISAGQLGIRTVDVGNPMLSMHSIREMACASDVAAMVAVLRRFFV, encoded by the coding sequence ATGAGCCCGACCGATACCGATGCCCTGGCCAATGACTTGCTCGCGTACATCGACGCCTCGCCCACGCCGTACCACGCGGTGCGCGAGACGGCGCGCCGCCTGGAGCAGGCCGGCTACCGCGCCCTGGATGAGCGCGAGTCCTGGTCTCTGGAGCCGGGCGCGCGCGTCTACGTCACGCGGGGCGACACCAGCATCGCGGCCTTCCAGCTCGGCACCTCGCCTGTGGATCGCGCGGGCTTCCGGCTGGTCGGTGCCCACACGGATTCGCCCAACCTGAGGCTCAAGCCCCACGCGGAGCTCGCGCGCAACGGCTACCGGCAGCTCGGCGTGGAGGTGTACGGCGGCGTGCTGCTGCACACCTGGACGGACCGCGACTTGTCGCTCGCGGGCCGCGTGGTGGTGATGGAGGGAGGGAAGGGTGGCAAGGGCGGCGTGCCGCGCGGCCACCTGGTGGACTTCCGCAAGCCGCTGCTGCGGGTGCCCAACCTGGCCATCCACCTCAACCGAGGGGTGAACACGGAGGGGCTGAAGCTCAACCCCCAGGACCACATGGTGCCCGTGCTGGGGCTGGAGAACGCGGACGCCGCGGACCTGCGGGCCATGCTGGTGAACGAGCTGGCGCGCGGGGGCGTGAAGACGGAGGCCCCGAACATCCTGGGCTACGACTTGTGCCTCTATGACTTGCAGCCGTCGACGCGCTCGGGGGCCCGCTCGGAGTTCCTCCACGCGTCTCGCCTGGACAACCTCGCGAGCTGCCATTCGGGCCTGTCCGCGCTGCTGTCCGCCCCGGACTCGCGCGAGGCCACCAGCGGCCTCATCCTGTTCGACCACGAGGAGGTGGGCAGCCGCAGCGCGCAGGGGGCCGCGTCCCCGTTCCTGCGGTCCCTGCTGGAGCGCATCACCCTGGCGCACTCGGATGGCAAGCCCGACGCGTTCCACCGCGCGATGGCCCAGTCCTTCCTGGTGAGCGCGGACATGGCGCACGCGGTCCATCCCAACTACGCGTCGCTGCATGAGCCGAAGCACCAGCCGCAGATGGGCGCGGGGCCCGTCATCAAGTCGAACGTGAACCAGTCCTACGCCACCGATGGCGAGTCGTGGGCCTTCTTCGCCACGCTGTGCCGCGCGGCGGGAGTGACGCCGCAGCACTTCGTCACGCGCACGGACCTGGGCTGTGGCAGCACCATCGGCCCCATCTCCGCGGGGCAGCTCGGCATCCGCACCGTGGACGTGGGCAATCCGATGTTGTCCATGCACTCCATCCGCGAGATGGCCTGCGCGTCCGACGTGGCCGCCATGGTGGCCGTGCTCCGCCGGTTCTTCGTCTAG
- the soxR gene encoding redox-sensitive transcriptional activator SoxR, with product MRPDDLLTIQMIVKRSGLPASALRYYEERGLISSTRAGSNHRRFQRSVLRRLAFIVFAQRLGLTLEEIAGELARLPSDHVPSGRDWARLSERWTARIDARIAELERLKVGLSQCISCGCLSLGTCRFVNPKDRAAVQGPGPRYWVGTGGACEEGCDEEPRGRTPARKLDVETT from the coding sequence ATGCGACCGGATGACCTGCTCACCATCCAGATGATTGTGAAGCGCAGCGGGCTGCCCGCCTCGGCGCTGCGCTACTACGAGGAGCGGGGGTTGATCTCCTCGACGCGCGCGGGCTCGAACCATCGGCGCTTCCAGCGCTCGGTCCTCCGGCGACTGGCCTTCATCGTGTTCGCCCAGCGGCTGGGGCTGACGCTGGAGGAGATTGCCGGGGAGCTGGCGCGGCTTCCGTCGGACCACGTCCCGTCTGGACGCGACTGGGCGCGGTTGTCGGAGCGGTGGACCGCGCGAATCGACGCACGCATCGCCGAGCTGGAGCGGCTGAAGGTGGGATTGAGCCAGTGCATCAGTTGTGGCTGTCTTTCCCTGGGGACCTGCCGGTTCGTGAACCCGAAGGATCGCGCGGCGGTCCAGGGCCCGGGGCCGCGCTACTGGGTGGGCACGGGCGGCGCGTGCGAGGAGGGGTGCGACGAGGAGCCCCGTGGACGGACTCCGGCCCGGAAGCTCGACGTGGAGACGACCTGA
- a CDS encoding acyl-CoA dehydrogenase family protein, whose translation MNDLLSFLLTEPPESPALDSVEAWWRRHLALMARFPTPADLALAGGFGADRLGYAFASGYHAAHRFLFPMLPADSPTALCATEPAGAHPSAIQTRLTSSVSGWTLTGEKTFVTLGTSAELLLVVASEGQDAQGRNRLRMVCLDSKRRGVRVTALPELPFVPEVPHAELRLDDVAVSPDEVLPGDGYTRYLKPFRTVEDCHVQLALLGWLLQVARRCGWPDPVREELLALAVMMRGLAQADPSSAATHVALGGALARVKHTVTQCEPLWAQVDAPTRERWERDRRLLDVAGKVRAKRLESARLKLSGGAPRDDA comes from the coding sequence GTGAACGACCTCCTCTCCTTCCTGCTCACCGAGCCCCCCGAGTCCCCCGCGCTCGACTCCGTCGAGGCCTGGTGGCGCCGTCACCTGGCGCTCATGGCCCGGTTCCCGACGCCCGCGGACCTGGCGCTCGCGGGAGGCTTCGGCGCGGACCGGCTCGGGTATGCCTTCGCATCGGGCTATCACGCCGCCCATCGCTTCCTGTTCCCCATGCTCCCAGCCGACAGTCCCACGGCGCTCTGCGCGACGGAGCCGGCCGGGGCACATCCCTCCGCCATCCAGACGCGCCTGACGTCGTCGGTCTCGGGCTGGACGCTCACCGGAGAGAAGACCTTCGTCACGCTGGGCACCTCCGCGGAGCTGCTGCTCGTGGTCGCCTCCGAGGGGCAGGACGCGCAGGGCCGCAACCGGCTGCGCATGGTGTGCCTGGACTCGAAGCGCCGGGGCGTCCGCGTCACGGCGCTCCCCGAGCTGCCCTTCGTGCCCGAAGTCCCTCACGCGGAGCTGCGGCTCGACGATGTCGCCGTGTCCCCGGACGAGGTGCTCCCGGGTGACGGCTACACGCGCTACCTCAAGCCCTTCCGCACCGTGGAGGACTGCCATGTCCAGCTCGCGCTGCTCGGGTGGCTCCTGCAGGTGGCCCGGCGTTGCGGCTGGCCGGACCCCGTCCGCGAAGAGCTCCTCGCCCTCGCCGTCATGATGCGGGGACTGGCCCAGGCGGACCCGTCCTCCGCGGCGACCCATGTGGCGCTCGGCGGCGCGCTCGCACGCGTCAAGCACACCGTCACGCAGTGCGAGCCGCTCTGGGCCCAGGTCGATGCCCCGACTCGCGAGCGCTGGGAGCGGGACCGGCGGCTTCTGGACGTCGCGGGGAAGGTTCGGGCGAAGCGGCTGGAGTCCGCGCGGCTGAAGCTCTCGGGCGGGGCGCCACGCGACGACGCCTGA
- a CDS encoding spermidine synthase: protein MLSRQGASLGIALSGGRRARSRRFLARVFRWLSQPRAVLYMGKPGAYRCIVSEDGVGRRYLQFGRDSAFQSVVRPGYPQWLELEYTQGMIGGVAFVNEPRRILMVGVGGGALPMFLHAALPEAHIDAVDCDAEVLDVARRYLGFREDARLRAHQVDGRRFIEAPGPAYDVILLDAFGPRGAPRALATWEFLQAVRARLAPGGAVVCNVHRAPNPHYPEMFQTWRASFPQLHAFDARTTANRIVVGLGSTEKVSRSLLKARLTRLARAAGFNPRALMSRRFEDREVRRAALAGQALPLESALRDSTP from the coding sequence GTGCTCTCGCGTCAGGGCGCCTCGCTGGGCATTGCGCTCAGCGGCGGCCGGCGGGCGCGCTCGCGGCGTTTCCTGGCGCGAGTGTTCCGGTGGCTGTCCCAGCCGCGGGCCGTGCTGTACATGGGCAAGCCGGGGGCCTATCGCTGCATCGTCAGCGAGGACGGCGTGGGCCGGCGCTATCTGCAGTTCGGCCGGGACAGCGCCTTCCAGAGCGTGGTGCGGCCCGGCTACCCGCAGTGGCTGGAGCTCGAATACACGCAAGGGATGATTGGCGGCGTGGCCTTCGTGAATGAGCCCCGGCGCATCCTGATGGTGGGCGTGGGCGGGGGCGCGCTCCCCATGTTCCTGCACGCCGCGCTCCCCGAAGCCCACATCGACGCGGTGGACTGCGACGCGGAGGTGCTCGACGTCGCCAGGCGCTATCTGGGCTTCCGCGAGGACGCGCGGCTGCGCGCGCACCAGGTGGATGGGCGGCGCTTCATCGAGGCCCCGGGGCCCGCCTACGACGTCATCCTCCTGGATGCCTTCGGACCCCGAGGCGCGCCCCGCGCGCTGGCGACATGGGAGTTCCTCCAGGCCGTCCGCGCGAGGCTTGCTCCCGGGGGCGCGGTGGTGTGCAACGTGCACCGCGCTCCCAATCCGCACTACCCGGAGATGTTCCAGACCTGGCGCGCCAGCTTCCCCCAGCTTCATGCCTTCGATGCGCGGACGACGGCCAACCGCATCGTCGTGGGCCTGGGGTCCACGGAGAAGGTCTCGCGCAGCCTGCTGAAGGCCCGGCTCACCCGGCTGGCTCGTGCGGCGGGCTTCAACCCGCGCGCGCTGATGTCTCGCCGGTTCGAGGACCGTGAGGTCCGCCGCGCCGCGCTGGCGGGACAAGCCCTCCCGCTCGAGTCCGCGCTGAGGGATTCGACGCCCTGA
- a CDS encoding NAD(P)H-binding protein, whose product MTLLVTGATGNIGRKVIAHLLERGQRVRALSRTPSRSALPPVVEVFEGDLTAPATLGPALQGVTAVFLITHDGPRYAPLQTGQALIQLIHEHGVRRVVTLWRGERGTIEAALESSSQLEWTQLEPSDFMSNMLHWAESIRSHHRVQEPYPHSRCALIHEQDVAEVAARVLVEDGHHGRVYRLTGSEALTIPQRVHILKETLGRDIAYVELSDAQARERWRDMGFGPDFIELLATWHDNPLAYTLTNAVEKVLGRPPLRFDTWAQEHVAAFRAPAAL is encoded by the coding sequence ATGACCCTCCTCGTCACAGGCGCCACCGGGAACATCGGCCGCAAGGTCATCGCCCACCTGCTCGAGCGCGGACAGCGCGTCCGAGCCCTCAGCCGCACCCCCTCCAGGTCAGCCCTCCCCCCAGTGGTCGAGGTCTTCGAGGGTGACCTCACCGCCCCCGCCACCCTCGGGCCCGCCCTCCAGGGCGTCACCGCCGTCTTCCTCATCACCCATGACGGCCCCAGGTACGCCCCGCTCCAGACGGGACAGGCGCTCATCCAGCTCATCCACGAGCACGGCGTGCGTCGCGTCGTGACGCTCTGGCGAGGCGAGCGCGGCACCATCGAAGCGGCCCTTGAGTCCTCGAGCCAGCTCGAATGGACCCAGCTCGAACCCTCCGACTTCATGTCCAACATGCTGCACTGGGCGGAGTCCATCCGGTCCCACCACCGCGTCCAGGAGCCCTACCCGCACAGCCGCTGCGCCCTCATCCACGAGCAGGACGTCGCCGAGGTGGCCGCCAGGGTGCTTGTCGAAGATGGCCACCATGGCCGGGTGTACCGGCTCACCGGCTCCGAGGCCCTCACCATTCCCCAACGCGTCCACATCCTGAAGGAGACCCTGGGCCGGGACATCGCCTACGTGGAGCTGAGCGATGCCCAGGCCCGGGAGCGCTGGAGGGACATGGGCTTCGGCCCGGACTTCATCGAGCTGCTCGCCACCTGGCACGACAACCCGCTGGCCTACACACTGACGAACGCCGTGGAGAAGGTCCTCGGGCGTCCGCCCCTGCGCTTCGACACCTGGGCCCAAGAACATGTCGCCGCGTTCCGCGCCCCCGCTGCCCTCTGA